One segment of Coffea arabica cultivar ET-39 chromosome 7c, Coffea Arabica ET-39 HiFi, whole genome shotgun sequence DNA contains the following:
- the LOC113697985 gene encoding probable methyltransferase PMT26: protein MALGKYSRVDGRKSSTNYCSTVTIVVFVALCLVGVWMMTSSSVVPVQSSDVASQEGNNDVNESARVSENNSDNASNENKNVNSESSSNGNENKPNQFEDNPGDLPEDATKGDNNVSSNSQEKLPQENQEKPGEENREEEKRSEDGSKSGNENGETKTDEKDSEAGETNGSNASGGESGDDNKSVENSDETKDVDKEDSQKDKKDTVSDQDSGQKKENNQTTEVFPSGAQSELLNETTTQNGSFSTQAAESKNEKESQQSSEPENQSGTSWKLCNVTAGPDYIPCLDNLEAIKNLRTTKHYEHRERHCPDDPPTCLVPLPEGYQRSIEWPASREKIWYHNVPHTKLAQIKGHQNWVKVSGEYLTFPGGGTQFKHGALHYIDFIQQSVPDIAWGKRSRVVLDVGCGVASFGGFLFDRDVLTMSLAPKDEHEAQVQFALERGIPAISAVMGTKRLPFPGRVFDVVHCARCRVPWHIEGGKLLLELNRLLRPGGYFVWSATPVYQKIPEDVQIWDAMKKLTKSMCWESVSITKDRVNGVGIAIYRKPTTNECYVQRSQNEPPLCEESDDPNAAWNVPLQACMHKVPVAESERGSQWPELWPARVDKPPYWLSSSQVGVYGKPAPEDFAVDFKHWKRVVTNSYAKGLGINWSTVRNVMDMRAVYGGFAAALKDMNVWVMNIVSIDAPDTLPIIYERGLFGMYHDWCESFSTYPRSYDLLHADHLFSKVKNKCNFNAFVAEVDRTLRPEGKIIVRDKVEMINELESIFKSLHWEIRMTYSKDKEGLLCAQKTVWRPKESEIVSYALA from the exons ATGGCATTAGGGAAGTACTCGAGAGTTGACGGTAGAAAATCGTCTACAAATTATTGTTCCACAGTGACGATAGTGGTGTTTGTAGCACTTTGTTTGGTAGGAGTATGGATGATGACATCTTCTTCGGTGGTTCCTGTGCAAAGCTCGGATGTGGCTTCACAGGAGGGCAATAATGATGTGAATGAAAGCGCCCGAGTGAGCGAAAACAATAGTGACAATGCTAGTAATGAGAATAAAAATGTTAATAGCGAGAGTTCGTCAAATGGCAATGAGAATAAACCAAATCAATTTGAGGATAATCCTGGTGATTTACCTGAAGATGCCACAAAAGGGGATAATAATGTGAGCTCAAATTCTCAAGAGAAGCTCCCGCAGGAAAATCAAGAGAAGCCTGGGGAGGAGAACagggaagaagagaaaaggtcaGAAGATGGATCTAAAAGTGGAAATGAAAATGGGGAAACAAAGACTGATGAAAAAGATTCTGAAGCTGGGGAGACCAATGGAAGTAATGCCAGTGGAGGAGAGTCCGGGGATGACAACAAATCAGTTGAAAATTCTGATGAAACAAAAGATGTTGATAAGGAAGATAGTCAGAAAGATAAAAAAGATACAGTGTCAGATCAAGATTCTGGTCAGAAAAAGGAGAACAATCAGACGACTGAAGTGTTTCCTTCTGGCGCTCAGTCAGAGCTGTTGAATGAAACTACAACTCAAAATGGCTCATTTTCTACCCAGGCAGCAGAGTCTAAGAATGAAAAGGAATCACAACAATCTTCTGAACCTGAGAATCAGAGTGGAACAAGCTGGAAACTCTGCAATGTCACAGCTGGGCCTGATTACATTCCGTGTCTTGACAATTTGGAAGCAATAAAAAATCTTCGTACTACTAAGCACTATGAACACAGGGAGAGGCATTGTCCTGATGATCCTCCTACATGCCTTGTTCCACTCCCTGAGGGATACCAACGCTCAATTGAATGGCCTGCTAGCAGGGAGAAG ATTTGGTACCATAATGTCCCTCATACCAAGCTCGCACAAATTAAGGGACACCAAAATTGGGTAAAGGTTTCCGGTGAGTACCTCACTTTTCCTGGTGGTGGGACCCAGTTCAAGCATGGTGCTCTCCATTATATAGATTTCATACAGcag TCTGTGCCTGATATTGCATGGGGTAAACGTTCTCGTGTTGTGTTGGATGTTGGATGTGGTGTTGCTAGCTTTGGAGGCTTTCTGTTTGATAGAGATGTTCTAACCATGTCATTAGCCCCAAAAGATGAGCATGAAGCACAGGTTCAATTTGCACTGGAAAGAGGAATCCCGGCTATATCTGCTGTGATGGGTACAAAGAGACTTCCCTTTCCGGGGAGAGTTTTTGATGTAGTTCATTGTGCACGATGTAGGGTGCCTTGGCATATTGAAG GTGGTAAACTGCTGTTGGAGCTGAACCGCTTACTACGTCCTGGAGGTTATTTTGTGTGGTCTGCCACTCCAGTCTACCAAAAAATTCCTGAAGATGTTCAGATTTGGGAcg CTATGAAGAAACTGACAAAGTCCATGTGCTGGGAGTCAGTTTCAATCACCAAGGATCGGGTAAATGGAGTAGGTATAGCTATATATCGCAAACCTACCACTAACGAGTGCTACGTGCAAAGGTCACAAAATGAGCCTCCTCTTTGCGAAGAATCTGATGATCCAAATGCCGCCTG GAATGTGCCTTTGCAAGCATGCATGCACAAAGTACCAGTTGCCGAATCAGAGCGGGGGTCTCAATGGCCGGAATTGTGGCCTGCCAGGGTGGATAAACCACCATATTGGTTGTCGAGTTCCCAAGTTGGTGTTTATGGAAAACCTGCACCAGAGGATTTTGCTGTTGATTTTAAACACTGGAAGCGCGTGGTCACCAATTCATATGCAAAGGGCCTGGGAATAAACTGGTCTACTGTGCGAAATGTCATGGACATGCGGGCAGTTTACGGAGG GTTTGCTGCTGCTTTGAAGGACATGAATGTATGGGTCATGAACATAGTATCCATCGATGCTCCTGATACTCTTCCAATTATTTATGAACGAGGTCTCTTTGGAATGTATCACGACTGGTGTGAATCATTCAGTACCTATCCGAGATCTTATGATCTTCTCCATGCAGATCATCTCTTCTCCAAAGTTAAAAACAA GTGCAACTTTAATGCATTTGTTGCGGAAGTTGATCGTACTCTACGACCAGAAGGCAAGATCATTGTTCGCGACAAGGTTGAGATGATTAATGAACTTGAGAGCATTTTTAAATCTCTGCACTGGGAGATTCGTATGACCTACTCCAAGGACAAGGAGGGATTGCTTTGTGCCCAGAAAACCGTGTGGCGCCCAAAAGAGTCGGAGATAGTTAGTTATGCATTGGCTTAG
- the LOC140010571 gene encoding uncharacterized protein, which translates to MDKEGDEQKAKKRKVVVANYMVTIATLVVWWHEKHIVKEPYLDFKVAREIYLRRLYYGNNRVCVEQLRLNKHCFTVLCTNLREHCGLRDTRNITVEEAVAMFLYVLAHNFKNRTVNFNFIRSGEIVSRYFNIVLRAIIKLGRHYLIQPESEMEGYEHEKWEWFQDCLGALDGTYVKIHVLLRDQGRYRNRKNEIATNVLGVCSRDMRFTYVLPGWEGSAADGRVLRDALVRSDPLIVPKGKYFLVDAGYTNSSGFLAPYRGIRYHLSEWTFCLFKKRWVILRDASFFDVKTHVMIINACAILQNLIRVEQPNDPYLDEVDAEMRRVQHEVDDEDEMEDEDEENGMEDDGPNNDGGVNAVNENRIRTVQPTSQWTQFRNALARAMFIDYQIRQGHHGS; encoded by the exons ATGGATAAAGAAGGAGACgagcaaaaagcaaaaaagagaaaagtggtaGTTGCAAATTATATGGTAACAATAGCTACATTAGTAGTTTGGTGGCATGAGAAACATATAGTAAAGGAGCCTTACTTGGACTTTAAAGTAGCACGTGAAATATATCTAAGGCGTCTTTACTATGGAAACAATAGAGTTTGTGTAGAGCAACTTAGACTCAATAAACATTGTTTTACTGTTTTATGTACAAATTTAAGAGAGCATTGTGGGTTGAGGGATACTAGAAATATTACTGTTGAAGAGGCAGTTGCAATGTTTCTCTATGTTCTTGCTCATAATTTTAAGAATCGCACTGTCAATTTTAATTTCATAAGATCAGGTGAGATAGTTAGTCGATACTTTAATATAGTTCTACGTGCTATCATAAAATTGGGGAGACACTATCTTATCCAGCCTGAATCGGAAATGGAAGGTTATGAGCATGAAAAGTGGGAATGGTTTCAG GATTGTCTTGGAGCGTTAGACGGTACTTATGTTAAAATACATGTTCTTCTTAGAGATCAAGGAAGATATAGGAATAGGAAGAATGAGATAGCAACAAATGTTTTAGGTGTATGCTCCCGTGACATGAGATTTACATATGTATTGCCTGGATGGGAAGGTTCTGCAGCAGATGGTAGAGTTCTACGGGATGCGTTAGTTAGATCAGATCCATTAATTGTTCCCAAGG GCAAGTACTTTCTTGTTGATGCGGGTTATACAAATAGCTCCGGTTTCTTAGCTCCATATAGGGGAATTAGATATCATCTTAGCGAGTG GACATTTTGTTTGTTCAAGAAGCGGTGGGTCATTTTGAGAGATGCATCTTTTTTTGATGTTAAGACTCATGTCATGATAATTAATGCATGTGCCATCCTTCAGAATCTTATTCGAGTAGAACAACCAAATGACCCTTACTTGGATGAAGTTGATGCTGAGATGCGAAGAGTACAACATGaggttgatgatgaagatgaaatggaagatGAAGATGAGGAAAATGGAATGGAAGATGATGGTCCAAATAATGATGGTGGTGTAAATGCTGTTAACGAGAATCGAATTCGAACAGTACAACCAACTAGCCAGTGGACACAATTTAGGAATGCTTTAGCACGAGCAATGTTTATTGACTATCAAATTAGACAAGGCCATCATGGAAGTTGA
- the LOC113697787 gene encoding uncharacterized protein — protein MMGFEEMEPVFGQLKAEWCSAPQQTTPLEPFLFLAGPLPNNPSTLRIHVSDFHSNTWAAVKSHSQLEDMRDSIGIGGSWSEFVEYVVASIKSDDVKLVMEGESKSGGAAYAKLIAQKAKGMPRISVSLVKLVDVNASEAMANLSLELYKAYKKMHISLIKEETRCCQLTNRIAAEQAKSETLQKQLNSMLFSKKQKLQNMNDDTTSDGVLVTPSQDSPDKQAAQISASTKATTRVVPAYRRAKVRGVFLQDSDDDDA, from the exons ATGATGGGGTTTGAGGAAATGGAACCCGTATTTGGGCAGCTAAAAGCAGAGTGGTGTTCAGCTCCTCAGCAAACGACACCTTTGGAGCCTTTCCTCTTCCTTGCTGGTCCCCTGCCAAATAACCCATCTACCCTCCGCATCCATGTCAGTGACTTCCATTCCAACACCTGGGCAGCGGTTAAATCTCATAGCCAACTTGAAGACATG AGGGACAGCATTGGAATAGGTGGATCCTGGTCTGAGTTTGTAGAATACGTGGTTGCTTCAATAAAGTCTGATGACGTAAAGCTTGTTATGGAGGGAGAATCCAAATCAGGAG GTGCTGCTTATGCAAAATTAATTGCTCAAAAAGCAAAGGGAATGCCTCGCATCTCTGTTTCTCTTGTAAAACTCGTTGATGTCAATGCAAGTGAGGCTATGGCAAATCTTTCGCTGGAGCTGTACAAGGCATATAAGAAGATGCATATTTCACTTATAAAAG AGGAGACACGCTGTTGTCAGTTGACAAATAGAATAGCAGCAGAACAG GCAAAGAGTGAAACTCTTCAGAAACAACTCAACTCGATGCTATTCTCAAAAAAGCAAAAGTTGCAGAACATGAATGATGATACAACTTCAGATGGTGTTTTAGTTACGCCATCACAAGATTCTCCAG ATAAGCAAGCAGCACAAATCTCAGCATCAACAAAAGCCACAACTCGTGTTGTACCAGCTTATCGCAG GGCAAAAGTACGAGGAGTTTTTCTACAGGacagtgatgatgatgatgcatGA